The following nucleotide sequence is from Zea mays cultivar B73 chromosome 1, Zm-B73-REFERENCE-NAM-5.0, whole genome shotgun sequence.
AAAGAGCCTGAAGCTGATCGAGGGTTGCAAAGCCGCACAATTATACGCCTTAAGCTCCGTTGGGGCAGCCTCCACGTCCGGCTCGGGGGATGCCGGAGGGAGCAGCAACGGCAAGCCCCAGCCTCCTCCGCCGCCAAAGACCATCTCGATGCGGTCCGGATCGCTGTACTACCCGCACGCGGCGCCGTCCACGTCGGGCGCCTTCGTGCCCGAGCCGCACCTGCCGTGCGGCCTCCCGGTGGCCGACGCCCTCGAGCCGGCCCTGGACGCGTGCCTGCGCCCCGTCGACCACGTCGGCGTGCTCGCCGCGTCGTACCGGCGGGTCTCGGCCGCCACGGCGGGGGGCGACGACGACCTCTGCGACGCGTACCTGGAGCAGCACGCGCTGTTCCAGTCGATCGGCGACGCGAGGCTGATCCGGCGGGCGCTGCGGGCCGCGCGCGTCCACGCGGACAACCCGCACCGGCGCGCCGTGCTCGCCGCGTGGCTCCGGTACGAGCGCCGCGAGGACGAGCTcgacccggcgccgccgccgctcgcGCCCTGCACCGCGACGACGCCGCTGCTCGAGTGCCCCCGCGCCGCTGTCTTCGCCAGCGTGTCCCACTCCCACAGCGTGGACCCGGTCTGCCCGTGCCGCCGCCCACCGCTTCCTCCAGTCACCCCTCCACCGCACCGCCTGAGGCGCAACACGTCGGGCGCCGCCTCCGAGATGAGCGAGGAGGAGGAGCCGGAGACCAATGACCTGTGGTTCATCATCGGCGAGGAGGAGGTAGCGTGCGAGCGGTCGTGCATCGCGGCGCTCTCAAAGCCGCTCAACACCCTCCTCTACGGCGGGTTCGCCGAGGCGCACCGCGACCGGATCGACTTCTCCCGCGACGGCATCACGCCGCGCGGCATGCGCGCGGTCTCCGCCTACAGCCGCCACGGCCGCGTGGACGACTTCCCGCCCGACGTCATCTCCCAGCTCCTCGCATTCGCCAACAAGTTCTGCTGCGAGGGCCTGAAGGCAGCTTGCGACAACCAGCTCGCGGCCATGGTGCGGGGTCTCGACGACGCCCGGTCCCTCATCGACATCGGCCTCGAGGAGGCCTCCCACCTCCTCGTCGCCTCCTGCCTCCAGGCGTTCCTGCGGGAGCTCCCCAAGTCGCTCACGTGCCCGGACATCGCGCGCCTGCTCTGCAGCCCAGAGGGGCGAGAGCGCCTTGACATCTCCGGTAACGCGTCCTTCGCGCTCTACCACTTCCTCTCTTACGTCGCCATGGAGCAGGACATGAGGTCGAACACCACGGTGATGCTGCTGGAGAGGCTGAATGAATTCGCGGAGCAGCCATGGCAGAAGCAGCTGGCACTGCACCAGCTCGGGTGCGTGATGCTCCAGCGCGGCGAGTTCGAGGAAGCGCAGGAGTGGTTCGAGGCCGCCGTCGGCGAGGGCCATGTGTACTCGGTCGCCGGAGAGGCACGTGCCAAGTACAAGCGCGGGCACAAGTACGCCGCGTACAAGCTAATGAACAGTATTCTCGGCGAGTACGACGAACCCGCCGGGTGGATGTACCAAGAGCGCTCCCTGTACTGTGTCGGCAAGGAGAAGTTGGCTGATCTGCAGGCGGCGACGGAGCTGGACCCTACGATGACATTCCCGTACAAATATCGtgcgtgcgcgctgctggaggaggACAATGCTGCGTCCGCGATCGCAGAGATCAGCAGGGTCGTCGGTTTCAAGATGGCGACCGATTGCCTTGAGCTCCGGGCGTGGTTCTACCTTGCGCTTGAGCAGTGCGAGCTGGCTGTGCAGGACGTGAGGGCGATATTGACGTTGGATCCAACCTACATGATGTTCCACGGGAGAATGCACGGGGAGCAGCTGATTGAGCTCCTCCGAGGACAGGTGCAGCAGTGGGATATGGCGGATTGCTGGATGCAGCTGTACGGTCGGTGGTCGGCGGTGGATGACATCGGCTCTCTGGCGGTTGTCCAGCAGATGCTCTCCAGGGAACCCGGAAACAGCAGCTTGCGGTTTCGACAGTCACTTCTCCTTCTAAGGTACAGTACAGCTGCATCTGAGAATATATAAATCCTTTTTCAAACTACTGATTCATATGATATGACATGTTTGCTAAATCCAAAACTTGATGGAGGGTCAATAATTAGAATTCTCGAAATCAGATATTTTATATCTAGGGAACTGCAAGATAACAATTAGTTGAACTACTAGCCGGATTTATTTAGATTCACCCCGGCTAATCTTTACCGACTAGCTATTAATTGAGTGGATGGCCTCTAACCAGGACCTTTGAACAACTTATAATAGTTATTTCTTTTTTTATATATTGCAGGCTAAACTGTCAGAAAGCTGCCATGCGCAGTTTGCGATATGCTCGGAACAGCACGCTCCATGAGCATGAGAGGCTCGTATACGAAGGGTGGATTCTGTATGACAGTGGGCATCGCGACGAAGCGTTAGCCAAGGCCGAGCAGTCGATCGGACTCCAGAGATCATTCGAAGCCTTCTTCCTCAAGGCGTACGCCTTAGGAGATTCTAGCCTTGACACGGAATCCTCGCTCTCCGTGGTCCAGCTTCTGGAACATGCCAACAGCTGTGCTTCCGACAACCTTCGCAAGGGGCAGGTAAGAATCTCGTTCGAGCGCACACTCTCTAGTACGTCATGACTCGTGTTCATCGTTTGTGCTCATCATTCATCACAGTACTAACGTACGACGACGACATCTTTTATATCAGGCATACAACAACATGGGGAGCATCTACGTGGACTGTGACATGCTGGACGAGGCTGCCGAGTGCTACGGCATCGCGCTGAACATAAAGCACACACGGGCGCATCAGGGCCTAGCTCGAGTCCACTACTTGAAAAACAGGAAAAAGGTTGCGTTTGAGGAGATGACGAAGCTCGTGGAGATTGCCAGCAACTGCGCGTCGGCGTATGAAAAGCGGTCGGAATACGGTGAGCGCGAAGCTGCGAGGAGCGACCTGAACATGGCGACGCTTCTTGATCCTACCAGGACTTATCCTTACAGATACAGAGCAGCTGGTGAGTCAAGTACCTAACATATCACATGGCCATGCATCTTGCATATCATAACTCTTAAGTAATGTTTGCATTTCTCTGTTTCATCCCCCCAGTACTGATGGACGAGGGCAAGGAGGAGGAGGCGATCGCGGAGCTGTCAGGAGCCATAGCTTTCAAGCCGGACCTCCAGCTGCTGCACCTCCGCGCGGCGTTCTTCGACTCCATGGGCGAGCGCGAGAGCGCCCTGCGGGACTGCGAGGCCGCGCTCTGCCTGGACCCGACCCACGGCGACACATTGGAGCTGTACAGCAAAGCCTCCACCACCAAGGCCG
It contains:
- the LOC103634507 gene encoding ethylene-overproduction protein 1, whose translation is MTNNFLTTIKSLKLIEGCKAAQLYALSSVGAASTSGSGDAGGSSNGKPQPPPPPKTISMRSGSLYYPHAAPSTSGAFVPEPHLPCGLPVADALEPALDACLRPVDHVGVLAASYRRVSAATAGGDDDLCDAYLEQHALFQSIGDARLIRRALRAARVHADNPHRRAVLAAWLRYERREDELDPAPPPLAPCTATTPLLECPRAAVFASVSHSHSVDPVCPCRRPPLPPVTPPPHRLRRNTSGAASEMSEEEEPETNDLWFIIGEEEVACERSCIAALSKPLNTLLYGGFAEAHRDRIDFSRDGITPRGMRAVSAYSRHGRVDDFPPDVISQLLAFANKFCCEGLKAACDNQLAAMVRGLDDARSLIDIGLEEASHLLVASCLQAFLRELPKSLTCPDIARLLCSPEGRERLDISGNASFALYHFLSYVAMEQDMRSNTTVMLLERLNEFAEQPWQKQLALHQLGCVMLQRGEFEEAQEWFEAAVGEGHVYSVAGEARAKYKRGHKYAAYKLMNSILGEYDEPAGWMYQERSLYCVGKEKLADLQAATELDPTMTFPYKYRACALLEEDNAASAIAEISRVVGFKMATDCLELRAWFYLALEQCELAVQDVRAILTLDPTYMMFHGRMHGEQLIELLRGQVQQWDMADCWMQLYGRWSAVDDIGSLAVVQQMLSREPGNSSLRFRQSLLLLRLNCQKAAMRSLRYARNSTLHEHERLVYEGWILYDSGHRDEALAKAEQSIGLQRSFEAFFLKAYALGDSSLDTESSLSVVQLLEHANSCASDNLRKGQAYNNMGSIYVDCDMLDEAAECYGIALNIKHTRAHQGLARVHYLKNRKKVAFEEMTKLVEIASNCASAYEKRSEYGEREAARSDLNMATLLDPTRTYPYRYRAAVLMDEGKEEEAIAELSGAIAFKPDLQLLHLRAAFFDSMGERESALRDCEAALCLDPTHGDTLELYSKASTTKAEPQS